From Paenibacillus thermoaerophilus, a single genomic window includes:
- a CDS encoding sensor histidine kinase: MSIRLRLTIWYTSILAAMLLVFGTGLYWGLDYKLNRDMKRDLERAAMNVIQSIDLRPSFFGRSVSVSLPDVNAFQSSNVFIQIVNTNLHVVARSSNLGNSTIVLPQAHYEKSVNSSGPFYETISLSGNKHDLVTLYVPMRIEGQFFGLLQATSSMESIDRLLDQVLLLLGVGAALTIVLAASFGWFLARKALSPIDSIITAANRIEAGQDLQTRIEYKGPQDEIGRLVLTINGMLERIQHAYTELDEAYRAQRRFVSDASHELRTPLTTIRGNVDLLEKMWKKTRENMQLLTESGEGDPDDKRAQVEMSLEAMRDIAAESERMSRLVNDMLSLARADVGIRLEKEPVELKPMVEEVVRRAAMLPRKAEWIPGDLSPLEGLRVIGSRDHLQQLLFIFIENAFKYTPSGWVRLDVQREGNQIGFRIEDTGIGMDKDEVPHIFERFYRADPSRGKTSGTGLGLSIAKWIIDEHGGSVEVFTRLDEGTAFVIWLPLAEERPSASDPPL; this comes from the coding sequence ATGAGCATCAGGCTGCGCCTTACCATCTGGTATACGAGCATATTGGCGGCCATGCTGCTCGTATTCGGAACCGGACTGTATTGGGGACTCGATTATAAGCTGAACCGGGACATGAAGCGGGACCTGGAACGGGCGGCCATGAACGTCATTCAGAGCATTGACCTGCGGCCTTCGTTTTTTGGCCGGTCGGTATCCGTCTCGCTTCCGGACGTCAATGCCTTTCAGTCCTCGAACGTCTTCATCCAGATTGTCAACACGAATCTCCACGTCGTCGCGAGGTCGAGCAATCTGGGCAATTCGACGATCGTCTTGCCGCAGGCGCATTACGAGAAGTCCGTCAACAGCAGCGGACCTTTTTACGAGACGATCTCCTTAAGCGGCAACAAGCACGATCTGGTCACCTTGTATGTGCCGATGCGCATCGAAGGGCAATTCTTCGGTCTGCTGCAGGCGACGTCGTCCATGGAGAGCATCGACCGGCTGCTGGATCAAGTGCTTCTCCTGCTGGGGGTCGGCGCCGCGCTGACGATCGTGCTGGCCGCGTCGTTCGGATGGTTTCTCGCCCGCAAGGCGCTCAGCCCGATCGACAGCATCATCACGGCGGCCAATCGGATCGAGGCCGGCCAGGATCTGCAGACCCGGATCGAGTACAAGGGACCGCAGGATGAAATCGGCCGGCTCGTGCTGACGATCAACGGCATGCTTGAGCGCATTCAGCACGCCTACACGGAGCTGGACGAGGCATACCGGGCGCAGCGGAGATTCGTGTCGGACGCGTCGCACGAGCTGCGGACGCCGCTGACGACCATTCGCGGCAATGTGGACTTGCTGGAGAAAATGTGGAAGAAAACCCGGGAGAACATGCAGCTTCTGACGGAGTCGGGCGAAGGCGATCCGGATGACAAAAGGGCGCAGGTGGAGATGTCGCTGGAGGCGATGCGCGACATCGCCGCCGAGTCGGAGCGGATGAGCCGGCTGGTGAACGACATGCTGTCTCTGGCCCGTGCGGACGTCGGCATCCGCCTCGAGAAGGAGCCCGTCGAGCTGAAGCCGATGGTCGAGGAAGTCGTGCGGCGCGCGGCCATGCTGCCGCGCAAGGCCGAGTGGATTCCCGGCGACTTGTCGCCGCTGGAAGGGCTGCGGGTGATCGGCAGCCGCGACCATCTGCAGCAGCTGCTGTTCATCTTCATCGAAAATGCGTTCAAGTATACGCCTTCCGGCTGGGTCCGGCTCGATGTGCAGCGGGAGGGGAACCAGATCGGCTTCCGCATCGAAGATACCGGCATCGGCATGGACAAGGACGAAGTGCCGCATATATTCGAGCGGTTTTACCGCGCCGATCCGTCCCGGGGCAAGACGAGCGGCACGGGCCTGGGCTTGTCCATCGCCAAATGGATCATCGACGAGCACGGCGGGTCGGTCGAGGTGTTCACGAGGCTGGACGAAGGGACGGCGTTTGTGATCTGGCTGCCGCTGGCGGAGGAACGGCCGTCCGCATCCGATCCGCCGCTGTGA
- a CDS encoding response regulator transcription factor, protein MREKILVVDDDEKITSMLRRSLAFEGYTVQTAPNGLEGLKQLLQGDFDLMILDVMMPQVDGWEVCRRVREGGSDVPILMLTAKDEVADRVKGLDLGADDYLVKPFALEELLARVRSLLRRRSERAGDSGNRLSFEDVILDLDAREVIRGGRRLELTTKEFDLLHLFMQNPKRVLSRDVIMEKIWGYDFSGESNVLEVYIALLRQKLEEGGAKRIIQTVRGTGYVLRGD, encoded by the coding sequence ATGAGGGAAAAAATATTGGTGGTGGACGATGACGAGAAGATCACGTCCATGCTCAGACGCAGTCTGGCGTTCGAAGGGTATACGGTGCAGACGGCTCCGAACGGGCTGGAAGGATTGAAGCAGCTTCTGCAAGGAGACTTCGATCTGATGATTCTCGATGTGATGATGCCGCAGGTCGACGGCTGGGAAGTGTGCCGCCGCGTGAGGGAGGGCGGCAGCGACGTGCCGATTCTGATGCTGACGGCGAAGGACGAGGTGGCCGACCGCGTGAAGGGGCTCGATCTCGGCGCCGACGATTATCTGGTGAAGCCGTTTGCGTTGGAGGAGCTGCTGGCGCGCGTGCGGTCGCTGCTCCGCCGGCGTTCCGAGCGGGCGGGAGATTCGGGCAACCGGCTGTCGTTCGAGGATGTCATTCTGGATTTGGACGCGCGCGAGGTGATCCGGGGCGGACGCCGGCTGGAGCTGACGACGAAGGAATTCGACCTGCTGCACCTGTTCATGCAAAACCCGAAGCGGGTGCTGTCCCGCGACGTGATCATGGAGAAAATATGGGGCTACGACTTCAGCGGGGAGTCCAACGTCTTGGAAGTATACATCGCGCTGTTGCGCCAAAAACTTGAAGAAGGCGGCGCCAAGCGCATCATCCAGACGGTGCGCGGCACCGGTTACGTGTTGCGGGGAGACTGA
- a CDS encoding S1C family serine protease: MSERNDRPFDDFFKRESDPAHNEQPEGGNATKPERPSYYYAYGPYKSGGTDEAGPQQASTTYTNENGRTERADLHAPNLPVSPNWSDGREPVKTPNHVFVQGSNPWQFNGGAAPKKGGTFKVAVLSMLAGVLAMGSLMFASDRLNWFGGSSGGGSYSANGSIRTVNAEGTIASSNAGGEIRPGNIADMVEKVSPAVVLIETYSSRSSQSQFNSDIFRYFFGDGFRQSPNQNQEKQPTGMGSGFIFDKAGYILTNEHVISGAEEIYVTLQGQKEKFKAEKLGTSRELDLAVIKISGNDNFPTLPLGDSSSLRVGDWVTAIGNPGGFDHSVSVGVLSAKEREIRIQDQNQVRRYQHLLQTDAAINPGNSGGPLLNLAGEVIGINTAVSSDMQGIGFAIPTSTITEVLDNLKNNVKTPTPFIGINMANLNDELKQELKLDSTEGVIISSVVQGGPASKADLQPWDVIIELNGEKVKNTEDALAKVKKFQVGQRITVTFVRDGQKLTTALVVGDRTQFGY, encoded by the coding sequence ATGAGCGAAAGAAATGATAGACCTTTTGACGATTTCTTCAAGCGCGAATCGGACCCTGCACATAACGAGCAACCGGAGGGCGGCAACGCGACGAAGCCCGAACGCCCTTCTTATTATTACGCGTACGGCCCTTACAAATCCGGCGGAACAGACGAAGCCGGCCCGCAGCAAGCCAGCACGACCTATACGAACGAAAACGGACGGACGGAGCGGGCCGACCTTCACGCGCCGAATCTTCCGGTCTCCCCGAACTGGAGCGACGGACGGGAACCCGTCAAAACGCCGAACCACGTATTCGTTCAAGGCTCGAATCCGTGGCAATTCAACGGCGGGGCGGCTCCCAAAAAAGGAGGAACGTTCAAAGTCGCGGTCCTCTCGATGCTGGCGGGTGTACTGGCAATGGGGAGCCTGATGTTCGCTTCCGACCGGCTGAACTGGTTCGGCGGAAGCTCCGGCGGCGGCTCCTACTCGGCGAACGGATCCATCCGCACGGTTAATGCCGAAGGCACGATCGCCAGCTCGAACGCCGGCGGGGAAATCCGGCCCGGCAACATCGCCGATATGGTGGAGAAGGTAAGCCCGGCGGTCGTGCTGATCGAGACGTACTCGTCGAGATCGAGCCAATCCCAGTTCAACAGCGACATCTTCCGTTATTTCTTCGGCGACGGCTTCAGGCAGTCCCCGAACCAGAATCAGGAGAAACAGCCGACCGGCATGGGGTCGGGCTTCATCTTCGACAAAGCGGGCTACATCCTGACGAACGAACACGTCATCTCCGGCGCCGAGGAAATTTACGTCACGCTGCAAGGGCAGAAGGAGAAGTTCAAAGCCGAGAAGCTGGGAACGTCCAGAGAGTTGGACCTGGCCGTAATCAAAATCAGCGGCAACGACAACTTCCCGACCTTGCCGCTCGGCGATTCGAGCTCGCTGCGCGTCGGCGACTGGGTTACGGCGATCGGCAATCCCGGCGGCTTCGACCATTCCGTCAGCGTCGGCGTCTTGAGCGCAAAAGAACGCGAGATCCGAATCCAGGACCAAAACCAGGTTCGCCGCTATCAGCACTTGCTGCAGACGGACGCGGCGATCAACCCCGGCAACTCCGGCGGGCCGCTGCTCAACCTGGCGGGCGAAGTGATTGGCATCAACACCGCCGTCAGCTCCGACATGCAAGGCATCGGGTTCGCGATTCCGACGAGCACGATTACGGAAGTGCTGGATAATCTGAAAAACAACGTGAAGACGCCGACTCCGTTCATCGGCATCAATATGGCCAACCTGAACGACGAGCTGAAGCAGGAGCTCAAGCTCGACAGCACCGAGGGCGTCATCATTTCTTCGGTCGTCCAGGGCGGACCGGCCAGCAAGGCGGATCTCCAGCCGTGGGACGTCATTATCGAGCTGAACGGCGAAAAGGTGAAAAACACCGAAGACGCTCTGGCCAAGGTGAAAAAGTTCCAGGTCGGCCAGCGAATCACGGTTACGTTCGTCCGCGACGGCCAGAAGCTGACGACCGCGCTCGTCGTCGGGGACCGCACGCAATTCGGATATTGA
- a CDS encoding YugN family protein, whose amino-acid sequence MIPLQSGLERKEEELAGFKRYLENAHGFALGGNWDYDRGSFDKALDEEHKVWLRIPFEVTRGRLDSDQVSAETNIVIGTPFVLKHLYNEGNDLDASSMLASGLVNQFQAPVDKDADIEPEWVEEAKAQLNKVEEGWRQSR is encoded by the coding sequence ATGATTCCTTTACAATCCGGCTTGGAGCGCAAGGAAGAAGAACTGGCGGGCTTCAAGCGTTATCTGGAGAACGCCCACGGCTTCGCCCTCGGAGGCAATTGGGATTACGACCGGGGCTCGTTCGACAAGGCGCTGGACGAAGAACATAAAGTGTGGCTGCGCATTCCGTTCGAGGTGACGCGCGGGCGGCTCGATTCGGACCAGGTCAGCGCGGAGACGAATATCGTGATCGGGACGCCCTTCGTGCTGAAGCATCTGTACAACGAAGGCAACGATCTGGATGCGTCGTCGATGCTGGCGTCCGGGCTGGTCAATCAGTTCCAGGCTCCCGTCGACAAGGACGCGGACATCGAGCCGGAATGGGTCGAAGAAGCGAAGGCGCAGTTGAACAAGGTGGAGGAAGGCTGGCGCCAATCCCGTTGA
- a CDS encoding response regulator has translation MSERIKIMIVDDHEMVRFGLRTYLTMEDDLEVVTEASDGEEAVRLFESGLPDEPNLVLLDLHMPRMNGVETAQRLMAIRPGLRIVMLTSFLEDDQVVKAIEAGAVSYVLKTVSSEELVMVIRNAAKGMQVMRPEVSQALARGLRQRMAENEDEEFTPREKEVLLLIAEGKSNKEIADELHISIKTVKTHVSNLLMKCELEDRTQLAVLAHRKGWVGA, from the coding sequence ATGAGCGAGCGCATTAAAATTATGATTGTCGACGATCACGAGATGGTGCGGTTCGGGCTGCGCACGTATTTGACGATGGAGGACGATCTGGAGGTCGTCACGGAGGCGAGCGACGGAGAAGAAGCGGTCCGTCTGTTCGAATCCGGTCTTCCGGACGAGCCGAATCTCGTGCTGCTCGATCTGCACATGCCCCGGATGAACGGGGTGGAGACGGCGCAGCGGCTGATGGCGATCCGTCCGGGGCTGCGCATCGTCATGCTGACGAGCTTCCTGGAGGATGACCAGGTGGTCAAAGCCATCGAAGCGGGAGCGGTCAGCTACGTGCTGAAGACCGTCAGCTCGGAGGAGCTGGTGATGGTGATCCGCAACGCGGCCAAAGGCATGCAGGTCATGCGTCCGGAAGTGTCCCAGGCGCTGGCGCGCGGCTTGCGGCAGCGGATGGCGGAGAACGAGGACGAGGAGTTTACGCCGCGCGAGAAGGAAGTGCTGCTGCTGATCGCGGAAGGCAAGTCGAACAAGGAAATCGCCGACGAGCTTCATATCAGCATCAAAACCGTCAAAACGCATGTCAGCAATCTTCTGATGAAATGCGAGCTGGAAGACCGCACGCAGTTGGCCGTGCTGGCCCACCGCAAAGGCTGGGTCGGCGCATAA
- a CDS encoding HAMP domain-containing sensor histidine kinase: protein MIRQLRNVLLSPKWQLIGYFLLAQIFPAAACIAFWLVFGNVLTPPVLIGTMVVIGLTGGLMVGYMASRNIQRKLDVLHLAFLQVDKGKFSIRIPLESGDPFEQVYADFNNMAESLESKARTLQKVSGEQNVAEAETAETAVLEERKRLARDLHDTVSQQLFALHLSASSLEKLLERGDLSKSQGLSGQLVRLSHQAQQQIRGLIAQLRPLELEGRSLREALEKWFPDFCRQNGLQGMLQLHVQDLADAVEHQLFRIIQEAMANIVKHAQASRVELSLAERDSQIVLQLTDDGKGFVSGTAGQGRYGLSSMRERAEKLGGQFELLSRPGSGTRVEVRVPLFASIANTAEGETGHERAH, encoded by the coding sequence ATGATCCGCCAATTGCGCAATGTGCTTCTGAGTCCCAAATGGCAACTGATCGGCTATTTTTTGCTGGCGCAAATTTTTCCTGCGGCAGCGTGCATCGCCTTTTGGCTTGTTTTCGGCAACGTGCTGACTCCGCCCGTCCTGATCGGCACGATGGTCGTTATCGGCCTGACGGGCGGCCTTATGGTGGGCTATATGGCCTCACGCAACATCCAGCGCAAGCTGGACGTGCTTCATCTGGCCTTTTTGCAAGTGGACAAAGGCAAATTCTCCATCCGCATCCCGCTGGAATCGGGCGATCCGTTCGAGCAGGTGTATGCGGATTTCAACAATATGGCGGAATCGCTGGAATCCAAAGCCAGGACGCTGCAAAAAGTAAGCGGGGAGCAGAACGTGGCGGAAGCGGAAACGGCGGAGACGGCGGTTCTGGAGGAACGCAAGCGTCTCGCCCGGGACCTGCACGATACGGTCAGCCAGCAGTTGTTCGCGCTGCACTTATCCGCCTCATCCCTGGAAAAGCTGTTGGAACGGGGGGACCTGAGCAAATCCCAAGGGCTGTCCGGTCAGCTTGTCCGCCTGTCGCACCAGGCGCAGCAGCAGATTCGCGGCTTGATCGCTCAACTGCGCCCGCTTGAGCTGGAAGGCCGTTCGCTGCGGGAGGCGCTGGAGAAGTGGTTCCCCGATTTTTGCAGACAAAACGGCTTGCAGGGCATGCTTCAGCTTCACGTGCAGGACTTGGCCGATGCCGTGGAGCATCAACTGTTCCGGATCATTCAGGAAGCGATGGCGAATATCGTGAAGCATGCGCAGGCCTCCCGGGTCGAGCTGTCGCTCGCCGAGCGGGATAGCCAGATCGTGCTTCAACTGACGGACGACGGCAAAGGATTCGTGTCCGGCACGGCAGGCCAAGGCCGGTACGGGCTTTCTTCGATGCGGGAGCGGGCGGAGAAGCTGGGCGGGCAGTTCGAACTGCTAAGCCGGCCGGGCTCCGGGACGAGGGTCGAGGTAAGGGTTCCGTTATTCGCAAGCATCGCCAATACGGCAGAAGGGGAAACGGGTCATGAGCGAGCGCATTAA
- the liaF gene encoding cell wall-active antibiotics response protein LiaF, which translates to MKNNWPGRMIPGLILITIGTLFLLERFGVPVPDIGTLIGTYWPVILIVIGLKALIGCNRRSNWVWGIALTMLGVVFLSNRVGWSADIDFGDIVKMAVPIVLIALGIRMLFGRRGNGGSDPVPPPFAGDGRGLDYGSRSEPDAPVWPDPSAKAAGTPIAGIPSELDERFPLEDEPADPAARPAAAEPNPERPTGETSPGGGGHAGTTDHSAPGGPPPYWTPPWKAFGDPHAAREARREWKQQRKEWKQRWREELHARHTPTWAQWGNHYGHRNGVEHRSSFIGDIRIGQSYWELKPLSISHFIGDTELDLTKAHIPDGETRVQVSAFIGDVKVYIPDDPEIEVVVRADSFIGDVTLPEAGPRQGRDCEKKVVFHISLFIGDVKVKRLS; encoded by the coding sequence ATGAAGAACAACTGGCCGGGAAGAATGATACCCGGACTTATCTTAATCACGATCGGCACTCTATTCCTGCTCGAAAGATTCGGCGTGCCTGTACCCGATATCGGAACCTTGATCGGCACCTACTGGCCGGTCATTCTGATCGTGATAGGCTTGAAGGCGCTGATCGGCTGCAACCGGAGATCGAATTGGGTCTGGGGGATCGCACTTACGATGCTTGGCGTCGTATTCCTCAGCAACCGCGTCGGTTGGTCGGCCGATATCGATTTCGGCGATATCGTCAAGATGGCGGTGCCGATCGTGCTGATCGCGCTGGGTATTCGCATGTTGTTCGGCCGTCGGGGCAACGGAGGCTCCGATCCCGTTCCGCCGCCTTTTGCCGGAGACGGACGCGGGCTTGATTACGGGTCCCGTTCCGAACCGGACGCGCCCGTCTGGCCCGACCCGTCGGCCAAAGCCGCCGGGACGCCTATCGCGGGCATCCCCAGCGAGCTTGACGAACGTTTCCCGCTGGAAGACGAACCCGCCGATCCGGCGGCGCGGCCTGCGGCCGCCGAACCGAATCCGGAGCGGCCCACGGGCGAGACTTCTCCGGGAGGCGGCGGTCACGCGGGGACGACGGATCATTCGGCGCCGGGCGGCCCGCCTCCTTATTGGACGCCTCCGTGGAAGGCTTTCGGGGATCCCCATGCGGCGAGGGAAGCGCGGCGGGAATGGAAGCAGCAGCGGAAAGAGTGGAAGCAGCGGTGGCGCGAAGAGCTTCATGCGCGCCACACGCCTACGTGGGCGCAGTGGGGGAACCACTACGGGCACCGCAACGGTGTCGAGCATCGCTCCAGCTTTATCGGCGATATCCGGATCGGTCAATCCTACTGGGAGCTGAAGCCGCTGTCGATCTCGCATTTCATCGGCGACACCGAGCTGGATCTGACCAAGGCGCATATTCCGGACGGGGAGACGCGCGTGCAGGTATCCGCTTTTATCGGCGACGTTAAAGTGTATATTCCCGACGATCCGGAGATCGAGGTCGTGGTCCGGGCGGATTCGTTTATCGGCGACGTTACGCTGCCGGAAGCCGGGCCGAGGCAGGGCCGGGACTGCGAGAAGAAGGTCGTTTTCCATATTAGCCTGTTTATCGGCGATGTGAAGGTGAAGCGCCTCTCATGA
- a CDS encoding metallophosphoesterase family protein, protein MERIAVLSDIHGNMPALEAALADIRKRGISRIICLGDLVGKGPEPVEAIERVRETCEAVVQGNWDHGITLPQTKPGGIWQRDRLRDEDVAYLLSLPFHVDLRLSGRLIRLFHASAESIYHRVQRKAPKDAKLAMFDHTAATGETPDGRTPDVVVYGDIHTAYHEIVYRKNKSASPPVKRGLQLINTGSVGLPYDGIAQAGYVILEGESESGSGGRDASDGNAAGSFSFTFVRVPYDIEQAIGIARRLGLPDLDRYAFELRTATELKHT, encoded by the coding sequence TTGGAGCGAATCGCCGTCCTATCGGATATTCATGGAAATATGCCCGCGCTGGAAGCGGCGCTGGCGGACATTCGGAAGCGCGGTATATCGCGCATCATCTGTCTGGGCGACCTCGTCGGCAAAGGCCCGGAGCCCGTCGAAGCGATCGAGAGGGTTCGCGAGACCTGCGAGGCGGTCGTGCAGGGCAATTGGGACCACGGCATCACGCTGCCCCAGACAAAGCCGGGCGGCATCTGGCAGCGCGACCGGCTGCGCGACGAAGACGTCGCCTATCTCCTGTCGCTGCCCTTTCACGTCGATCTGCGGCTGAGCGGCAGGCTGATCCGCTTGTTCCACGCGTCCGCGGAAAGCATCTACCACCGCGTGCAGCGGAAGGCGCCGAAGGACGCCAAGCTCGCCATGTTCGATCATACGGCGGCGACCGGAGAAACGCCCGACGGACGAACGCCGGACGTTGTCGTCTACGGCGACATCCATACGGCCTATCACGAGATCGTCTACCGCAAAAACAAATCGGCTTCCCCTCCGGTCAAGCGAGGTCTGCAATTGATTAATACCGGCAGCGTCGGGTTGCCTTACGACGGCATCGCGCAAGCCGGCTACGTGATCCTGGAAGGGGAGAGCGAATCCGGGAGCGGCGGCCGGGACGCCTCGGACGGGAACGCCGCCGGCAGCTTCTCCTTTACGTTCGTCCGCGTTCCTTACGATATCGAGCAGGCCATCGGCATCGCCCGCCGGCTCGGCCTGCCCGATCTGGACCGGTATGCGTTCGAGCTGCGCACGGCGACCGAGCTGAAGCATACGTGA
- a CDS encoding ABC transporter ATP-binding protein — MSDTSPRVLVDGAGRTIDGRAILSDIRLSVGAGEIFGLLGPSGSGKTTLVRLIAGMDEANGGSVTVLGRRMPDWSNLARIGYMAQSDALYGELTAEENLDFFASLYGLRGGERSRRIAEALELVRLEADRRKQVRHFSGGMKRRLSLAASLLHRPELLLLDEPTVGIDPVIRQSIWAELARLAADGVSIVVTTHVMDEADRCHRLGMIRDGRVIAVGTPDELKREAGADTIEAAFLVYGGGASS, encoded by the coding sequence ATGAGTGACACTTCTCCCCGCGTCTTGGTGGACGGGGCCGGACGCACCATCGACGGCCGGGCCATCTTGTCGGATATCCGCCTCTCCGTCGGAGCCGGCGAAATATTCGGCCTGCTCGGACCGTCCGGCTCCGGCAAGACCACGCTTGTAAGACTGATCGCCGGCATGGACGAAGCGAACGGCGGATCGGTCACCGTCCTCGGCCGCCGCATGCCGGACTGGTCGAATCTGGCGCGCATCGGCTATATGGCTCAATCCGACGCCTTGTACGGCGAGCTGACCGCGGAGGAAAACCTCGATTTCTTCGCCAGCCTGTACGGTCTTCGGGGCGGCGAACGGAGCCGGCGAATCGCCGAAGCGCTGGAGCTGGTCCGCCTCGAAGCCGACAGGCGCAAGCAGGTCCGGCACTTCTCCGGCGGCATGAAGCGGCGTCTGTCGCTCGCCGCGTCGCTGCTTCACCGGCCGGAGCTGCTCCTGCTCGACGAGCCGACGGTGGGCATCGACCCGGTCATCCGCCAGTCGATATGGGCGGAGCTGGCTCGGCTCGCGGCGGACGGCGTCTCCATCGTCGTGACGACCCACGTCATGGACGAGGCGGACCGGTGCCATCGGCTGGGGATGATCCGCGACGGCCGGGTGATCGCCGTCGGCACGCCCGACGAGCTGAAGCGCGAAGCCGGGGCGGACACGATCGAAGCGGCGTTTCTCGTCTACGGAGGAGGTGCGTCATCGTGA
- a CDS encoding ABC transporter permease, producing the protein MRIRALMLRIVRQFRRDKRSLALMFIAPMLILFLMSLVFQGEPFKPAIALDSSVPAAVETRLLERGAAVDRDAASAPERLRDGRLDAYLQLEDGRPKLTIEGSDPNVSRAVVTLLQSVLQSVRPEAENAPAPQAPEVEYVYGDADLAPFDSFGPVLIGVFAFFFVFLMAGVAFLRERTGGTLERLLASPIRRWEIVAGYIGGFGLFTVLQACLIAAFAIAVLDMRMAGSFGYVLLITILLSITALSLGVLLSSFANNEFQMIQFIPLVIVPQIFFSGLFNLDTISDWLSWIHWGMPLYYGADALRDVMVRGLGWSAIARDVFVLLGFSFAFMLLNVAALRKHRKL; encoded by the coding sequence GTGAGAATCCGCGCTTTGATGCTGCGTATCGTCCGCCAGTTCCGCCGCGACAAGCGTTCGCTTGCGCTGATGTTTATCGCGCCGATGCTGATTCTGTTTCTGATGTCCCTCGTATTCCAGGGCGAACCGTTCAAGCCGGCGATCGCGCTTGACTCGTCCGTCCCGGCCGCGGTCGAGACCCGGTTGCTGGAGCGGGGGGCCGCCGTCGACCGGGACGCGGCCTCCGCGCCGGAGCGCCTGCGCGACGGCCGGCTGGACGCGTACTTGCAACTCGAAGACGGACGGCCCAAGCTGACGATCGAAGGAAGTGATCCGAACGTCTCCCGCGCTGTCGTCACGCTGCTTCAGAGCGTTCTCCAGAGCGTTCGTCCCGAAGCGGAGAACGCGCCCGCACCGCAGGCTCCGGAAGTCGAGTATGTGTACGGCGATGCCGACCTGGCGCCGTTCGATTCCTTCGGACCCGTTCTTATCGGTGTATTCGCGTTTTTCTTCGTCTTCCTGATGGCCGGCGTCGCCTTCCTCCGGGAGCGAACCGGAGGCACGCTCGAAAGGCTGCTCGCCTCGCCGATCCGGCGGTGGGAGATCGTGGCCGGCTATATCGGGGGCTTCGGCCTGTTTACCGTGCTGCAAGCCTGTCTGATCGCCGCCTTCGCGATCGCCGTGCTCGATATGCGGATGGCCGGCTCGTTCGGCTACGTGCTGCTGATCACGATCCTGTTGTCCATCACCGCCCTGTCGCTCGGCGTGCTGCTGTCGTCGTTTGCGAACAACGAGTTTCAGATGATACAATTTATTCCGCTGGTTATCGTCCCCCAGATTTTTTTCTCGGGTTTGTTTAATCTGGATACCATCTCCGATTGGCTGAGCTGGATTCACTGGGGGATGCCGCTGTATTACGGCGCCGACGCCTTGCGCGACGTGATGGTGCGCGGGTTGGGCTGGAGCGCCATCGCCCGGGACGTATTCGTCCTGCTCGGCTTTTCGTTCGCGTTTATGCTGCTGAATGTCGCAGCTCTTCGCAAGCACCGGAAATTATAG
- a CDS encoding TetR/AcrR family transcriptional regulator, protein MSEQPNRDPWIQELIDAYNGDTRMTDKQIRIVAAAVEVFAEKGYAAASTSDIARKAEVAEGTIFRHYKTKKDLLYAIVAPIMSKMLAPFVIRDFVKVLDAPHATPESFFRAVIENRIEFLKRNQPMVQILLQEIPFHPELRERFKQHVMPRVLEKIVPVIERFQREGQIRPMPPLTAVRLCASAVIGYLLPRYIMAPDADWDDRREIDETVEFLMRGLRP, encoded by the coding sequence ATGTCCGAACAACCGAACCGGGACCCGTGGATTCAGGAGCTGATCGACGCTTACAACGGGGATACGCGCATGACCGACAAGCAGATCCGAATCGTCGCGGCCGCGGTCGAAGTGTTCGCCGAAAAAGGATATGCCGCCGCCTCCACCAGCGATATCGCACGCAAGGCCGAAGTTGCCGAAGGAACGATATTCCGTCACTACAAGACAAAAAAAGATTTGCTGTACGCCATCGTGGCGCCGATCATGAGCAAGATGCTCGCGCCGTTTGTGATCCGCGATTTCGTCAAAGTGCTCGACGCTCCGCACGCCACCCCGGAGTCGTTTTTTCGAGCCGTGATCGAGAACCGGATCGAGTTTCTCAAACGGAACCAACCGATGGTCCAGATTCTGCTGCAGGAAATCCCGTTCCATCCCGAGCTCCGGGAGCGATTCAAGCAACATGTGATGCCGCGCGTGCTCGAAAAAATCGTCCCCGTAATCGAACGGTTTCAGCGGGAAGGGCAGATTCGCCCGATGCCTCCGCTGACCGCCGTCCGGTTGTGCGCAAGCGCCGTCATCGGTTACCTTCTCCCCCGCTATATCATGGCGCCGGATGCGGACTGGGACGACCGGCGGGAGATCGACGAGACCGTCGAATTTCTGATGCGCGGCCTTCGGCCATAG